Proteins from one Asterias rubens chromosome 21, eAstRub1.3, whole genome shotgun sequence genomic window:
- the LOC117304797 gene encoding probable G-protein coupled receptor No9 — MSSLLSNATFLNEAELSPALVVLRTAFITVTSLTIICLNSMTVAVMLRIRGEFPPDSTKVAMTSLAISDLGVGIMCVFCIPLSTLDRWPFEVMWPCTVMCSVIVLLCGISVFNLLTLSIDRLFAITKPLLYPTLLPQKRTLFFTIFGWVNSTVFVVLVMAAVQPIVEYNRDAVMVSCSTAKPIFTLM; from the coding sequence ATGTCAAGCCTTCTTTCTAACGCGACTTTTCTGAACGAGGCGGAACTCAGCCCGGCATTGGTGGTACTGCGAACGGCGTTCATCACCGTAACGAGCCTCACCATCATCTGCTTGAATAGCATGACCGTCGCCGTCATGCTGAGGATAAGAGGGGAGTTCCCACCAGATTCCACCAAAGTTGCCATGACCTCGCTCGCCATTTCAGATCTAGGGGTTGGGATCATGTGCGTTTTCTGTATCCCACTATCGACCTTGGACAGGTGGCCCTTTGAGGTAATGTGGCCATGCACAGTGATGTGCTCCGTGATCGTTCTACTTTGTGGTATCTCCGTTTTCAATCTACTGACACTCTCCATTGACCGCCTGTTTGCGATCACCAAACCTTTACTTTATCCAACTCTACTACCACAGAAACGCACGCTATTCTTCACCATATTCGGATGGGTAAATTCAACTGTATTTGTAGTACTAGTCATGGCGGCAGTGCAACCCATCGTGGAATATAACCGTGACGCAGTCATGGTGAGTTGCAGTACAGCGAAGCCAATTTTTACATTGATGTGA